In Desulfuromonas sp., a genomic segment contains:
- a CDS encoding cobalamin biosynthesis bifunctional protein CbiET: MKSIYVIGAGVEGQEGFGSRALELINQADTLIGGERQLKLFPDFTGEKVVIGNNLSEVVDLLKKNKGRVVVVASGDPLFFGIGRLLLRNLSPNSLEFIPNVSSVQYAFSKIREPWDDAVFVSAHGRGVTGAVDRVVANDKAAILTDEVNTPAAIAAELIERGRDGYAAWICENLGGDDERIVNTDVKGLLDIEAAPLNVLILIKRYETDVDHYVPTLGIPDDEFATVKKLITKEEIRVVTLSKLKLRHDMTLWDIGAGSGSISIEADHLLPNGRILAVERNDECREFIRQNLQKFNARNVTLVEGTAPECLDELPDPDRVFIGGSGGHLWDILKIADRRLPSSGRIVLNAITLDTLTAALEFFNNAGYAVEVTTVNIARTRPLTDYKMFEAYNPVYILSAIKEA; this comes from the coding sequence ATGAAGTCAATCTACGTTATTGGTGCCGGGGTCGAAGGGCAGGAGGGGTTCGGCAGCCGGGCGCTTGAACTGATCAATCAGGCCGACACCCTGATTGGTGGTGAGCGCCAGCTCAAGCTCTTTCCCGATTTTACCGGGGAAAAGGTTGTTATCGGGAATAACCTCAGCGAGGTTGTCGATCTGCTGAAAAAGAACAAGGGGCGGGTGGTTGTCGTCGCTTCCGGCGATCCGCTTTTTTTCGGCATTGGTCGTTTATTGCTGCGCAATCTGTCGCCAAATTCGCTTGAATTTATTCCGAATGTCAGCTCTGTGCAGTATGCTTTTTCCAAGATCAGGGAACCGTGGGACGATGCCGTTTTTGTCTCGGCGCATGGCCGTGGAGTTACCGGGGCGGTCGACCGGGTTGTCGCCAACGATAAAGCCGCGATTCTGACCGATGAGGTCAATACGCCGGCGGCGATAGCGGCTGAACTGATTGAACGGGGTCGCGACGGATACGCCGCCTGGATCTGTGAGAACCTTGGTGGCGACGACGAACGGATCGTTAATACCGATGTCAAGGGGCTGCTCGATATCGAGGCGGCGCCGCTCAACGTTCTGATTCTGATCAAGCGATATGAAACCGACGTTGACCACTATGTTCCGACCCTCGGCATCCCGGATGACGAATTTGCAACGGTCAAGAAACTGATTACCAAAGAAGAGATCCGGGTCGTGACCCTTTCCAAGCTCAAGCTGCGGCACGACATGACCCTCTGGGATATCGGTGCCGGCTCCGGTTCGATCAGTATCGAGGCCGATCATCTTCTTCCGAACGGGCGGATACTGGCGGTTGAACGGAATGACGAGTGCCGCGAATTCATCAGGCAGAATCTGCAGAAGTTCAACGCCCGCAATGTTACCCTGGTGGAAGGGACAGCGCCGGAATGTCTCGACGAATTGCCCGATCCCGACCGGGTATTTATCGGCGGCAGTGGCGGCCACCTCTGGGATATTCTGAAGATCGCCGATCGGCGGCTGCCGTCGTCCGGTCGGATCGTGCTGAATGCGATCACCCTGGATACCCTGACCGCCGCTCTCGAATTCTTTAACAACGCCGGTTATGCGGTCGAGGTGACGACGGTCAATATTGCCCGTACCCGGCCGTTGACCGATTACAAGATGTTCGAAGCCTACAACCCGGTCTATATCCTGTCGGCGATCAAAGAGGCGTAA
- the cobI gene encoding precorrin-2 C(20)-methyltransferase, with translation MAEIAQTGSAEPGLLTAVGVGPGDPELLTLKGVRVLKDADVILTPVGDRSDSSIALSIVEAHIDRSRQEVLTRVFPMRQPAAEMAAAWQDIAAEIAELVRQGKRVAFVTLGDPMFYSTYLYLQDELQSAYPDVPIATVPGISSILAAAGKSGVALGLGDDILTVVPATLTDAQIGAAIDLAGTFVLLKVYRSFDRLRTLLQEAGLEKNAVYIKRLGLPGEKVIHDLANVAEDDLDYLSLVLVRREKMDV, from the coding sequence ATGGCAGAAATCGCACAAACAGGTTCTGCCGAACCCGGCCTTCTGACCGCTGTTGGAGTCGGCCCGGGTGATCCGGAGCTGTTGACCCTGAAAGGGGTCAGGGTCCTTAAGGATGCCGATGTGATCCTGACCCCGGTTGGTGATCGCTCCGATTCGTCGATCGCCCTGTCGATCGTTGAAGCCCATATTGACCGTTCCCGGCAGGAGGTTTTGACCCGGGTTTTCCCGATGCGTCAGCCGGCCGCCGAGATGGCAGCGGCCTGGCAGGATATCGCCGCCGAGATTGCCGAGCTGGTGCGTCAGGGCAAGCGGGTTGCCTTTGTCACCCTCGGCGACCCGATGTTCTATTCGACCTATCTTTACCTGCAGGATGAATTGCAGAGCGCATACCCGGATGTGCCGATCGCAACCGTTCCCGGCATTTCATCGATTCTGGCCGCCGCCGGCAAGAGCGGAGTCGCGCTCGGCCTCGGTGATGATATCCTGACCGTCGTGCCGGCAACCCTTACCGATGCGCAGATCGGCGCCGCGATCGACCTGGCCGGGACCTTTGTCCTGCTCAAGGTTTACCGATCATTCGACCGGCTGCGCACGCTGCTGCAAGAGGCTGGTCTTGAGAAGAATGCCGTCTATATCAAGCGGCTCGGACTGCCGGGCGAAAAAGTGATTCACGACCTCGCAAATGTTGCGGAAGATGATCTCGACTATCTCTCCCTGGTCCTGGTTCGACGGGAGAAAATGGATGTCTGA
- the cobM gene encoding precorrin-4 C(11)-methyltransferase codes for MSESKVVFVGAGPGDPDLITVKGKKILDQADVVVYAGSLVNRELLAGLKEGAECFDSASLTLDEAVAIMVPAARAGKKVVRLHTGDPSLYGAIQEQMEALQAHQVDYEVVPGVTAAFAAAASIRQELTLPGVSQTVILTRIEGRTPVPEKEKLAKIAAIGATTCLYLSVGMIDKVVSELLAGAYSEQTPVAVVSRASWDDEMIVEGTLADIAAKVKAAGLTRQALIIVGESLAARSRGLREKSKLYDASFAHGFRTGKEE; via the coding sequence ATGTCTGAAAGTAAAGTTGTTTTTGTCGGCGCCGGTCCGGGCGATCCCGACCTGATTACGGTCAAGGGGAAAAAGATACTCGACCAGGCCGATGTTGTTGTCTACGCCGGATCGCTGGTCAATCGGGAACTTCTGGCCGGACTGAAAGAGGGTGCCGAATGTTTCGACAGCGCCAGCCTGACCCTTGATGAAGCGGTGGCGATCATGGTGCCGGCGGCCCGGGCCGGGAAAAAGGTGGTCCGCCTGCATACCGGTGACCCCTCGCTGTACGGCGCTATCCAGGAACAGATGGAGGCGCTGCAGGCACATCAGGTTGACTACGAGGTTGTCCCCGGCGTCACCGCGGCCTTTGCGGCGGCGGCCAGTATCAGGCAGGAACTGACTCTGCCGGGCGTCAGCCAGACTGTTATCCTGACCCGGATTGAGGGGCGGACACCGGTTCCTGAAAAGGAGAAGCTGGCGAAAATAGCGGCTATCGGAGCGACGACCTGTCTTTATCTCTCCGTCGGCATGATTGATAAGGTGGTCTCCGAACTACTGGCCGGTGCCTATAGCGAACAAACACCGGTCGCCGTGGTCAGCCGGGCGAGCTGGGATGACGAGATGATCGTCGAGGGAACCCTGGCTGATATCGCTGCTAAAGTCAAAGCCGCCGGCCTGACCCGGCAGGCGCTCATTATTGTCGGGGAGAGTCTGGCGGCCCGCAGCCGAGGGCTACGGGAAAAATCGAAATTGTATGATGCCTCATTTGCCCATGGTTTCCGTACGGGCAAGGAGGAGTAA
- a CDS encoding cobalt-precorrin 5A hydrolase, producing MRVAIVAITGPGVQQARDLGNALPESTVYCPERYARPNDEQVFTAPVVELLPELFAEYEGLICVMATGIVFRALAPFLRGKDVDPAVVVMDEKGQYAVSLLSGHLGGANDLARSAARASGGQAVITTATDVNRLPAWDDIARKEGLRVEPIKNIRKLNSLLLDKQNIVLVDRCKRISEYFSGVPGVGFFENIGEGMKVSAKGYVFVTHYNINQWQQRQDVLVLRPRDLVVGIGCNRDTTADEIESVVQEEFSRLHLSQHSIACIATIDAKNDEAGLLQFASRENLPIEFHSAAALNTIRVPSEPSPHAREAVGAQGVCEPAALLSAGCDRMLLGKQKRGNVTIAIAEKTVSIPDPL from the coding sequence ATGAGAGTTGCCATCGTTGCCATAACCGGTCCCGGTGTTCAACAGGCCCGCGATCTCGGCAATGCGTTGCCGGAGAGTACGGTCTATTGTCCCGAGCGCTATGCCCGCCCGAACGATGAACAGGTCTTTACGGCACCGGTGGTCGAACTGTTGCCGGAGCTCTTTGCTGAGTATGAGGGTTTGATCTGCGTCATGGCGACCGGCATCGTATTCCGGGCCCTGGCTCCTTTTCTCAGGGGCAAGGATGTCGACCCGGCTGTTGTCGTTATGGATGAAAAGGGGCAGTACGCGGTCAGCCTGCTATCGGGACACCTCGGTGGTGCCAACGACCTTGCCCGCAGTGCCGCCCGCGCTAGCGGCGGCCAGGCCGTTATTACGACGGCTACCGATGTCAACCGGCTTCCGGCCTGGGATGATATTGCCCGCAAGGAGGGTTTGCGCGTCGAACCGATCAAAAATATCCGCAAGCTTAACAGCCTGCTGCTTGATAAGCAGAATATCGTTCTTGTCGATCGCTGCAAACGGATATCCGAATATTTTTCCGGGGTGCCGGGGGTCGGGTTTTTTGAAAATATTGGTGAAGGGATGAAGGTCTCGGCCAAAGGCTATGTCTTTGTCACCCATTACAATATCAACCAGTGGCAGCAGCGCCAGGATGTTCTTGTTCTGCGGCCCAGGGACCTGGTCGTCGGTATCGGCTGCAATCGTGATACGACGGCCGACGAAATCGAATCTGTCGTGCAGGAGGAATTCAGCCGACTGCATCTCAGTCAACATAGTATCGCCTGTATCGCCACGATCGATGCCAAGAACGACGAGGCCGGTCTGCTGCAGTTCGCGTCCCGGGAAAACCTCCCCATTGAGTTTCACTCCGCTGCCGCCCTCAACACCATTCGGGTGCCGAGTGAACCGTCGCCGCACGCTCGGGAAGCGGTGGGGGCACAGGGTGTTTGTGAACCGGCAGCACTCCTGTCGGCCGGTTGCGACCGGATGCTTCTGGGGAAACAGAAACGGGGCAACGTGACTATCGCCATTGCCGAAAAAACAGTGTCAATTCCTGACCCATTATGA